Proteins encoded by one window of Salvia splendens isolate huo1 chromosome 5, SspV2, whole genome shotgun sequence:
- the LOC121802312 gene encoding pyruvate dehydrogenase E1 component subunit alpha-3, chloroplastic-like has translation MAKIIHNPLVLSSSRSAEKSESCCKLSGPTSFMSSKFLGNKLLSTNSATSPATRRSAAVVAVSSDVVKEKKLKSSSSLANLLITKEEGLVLYEDMILGRAFEDMCAQMYYRGKMFGFVHLYNGQEAVSTGFIKLLKQEDCVVSTYRDHVHALSKGVPARQVMSELFGKTTGCCRGQGGSMHMFSKEHNVLGGFAFIGEGIPVATGAAFTSKYKREVLKEDCDEVTLAFFGDGTCNNGQFFECLNMAALWKLPIVFVVENNLWAIGMSHLRSTSDPQIWKKGPAFGMPGVHVDGMDVLKVREVAQEAIGRARRGEGPTLVECETYRFRGHSLADPDELRDPAEKAHYATRDPITSLKKYLFENNLANEAELKAIDKKIDEIIEDSVEFADESPVPARNQLLENVFADPRGFGIGPDGKYRCEDPKFTQGTAQV, from the exons ATGGCAAAAATCATTCACAACCCTCTCGTGCTCAGCTCCTCCAGATCTGCTGAAAAGTCTGAATCTTGCTGCAAATTATCCGGACCCACCTCGTTTATGAGCTCCAAATTTCTCGGAAACAAGTTACTCTCTACTAACTCCGCGACTTCGCCTGCTACCCGCCGATCCGCCGCCGTCGTCGCAGTTTCCTCCGATGTTGTTAAGGAGAAAAAGCTCAAGTCCAGCTCCTCCCTCGCTAATCTC CTGATCACAAAAGAAGAGGGATTGGTATTGTATGAGGACATGATTCTGGGAAGAGCCTTTGAGGATATGTGTGCCCAGATGTACTACAGAGGCAAAATGTTTGGTTTTGTCCATTTGTACAACGGTCAGGAGGCCGTGTCGACTGGCTTTATCAAGCTCTTGAAGCAGGAGGATTGTGTGGTCAGTACTTACCGTGATCACGTACATGCATTGAGCAAAGGTGTGCCTGCCCGCCAGGTTATGAGCGAGCTCTTTGGCAAGACCACCGGTTGCTGCAGGGGCCAGGGTGGCTCAATGCACATGTTCTCCAAGGAGCACAACGTTCTCGGTGGATTTGCTTTCATTGGTGAAGGAATTCCTGTTGCAACGGGGGCTGCCTTTACTAGCAAGTACAAGAGAGAAGTCCTGAAGGAGGATTGTGATGAGGTGACTTTGGCATTTTTtggagacggaacctgcaataACGGCCAGTTCTTTGAATGCTTGAACATGGCTGCGTTGTGGAAGCTTCCCATTGTGTTTGTTGTTGAGAACAACTTGTGGGCTATTGGGATGTCCCATTTGAGGTCCACCTCAGATCCTCAGATATGGAAGAAAGGTCCGGCATTTGGAATGCCTGGTGTTCATGTTGATGGTATGGATGTTTTGAAGGTAAGGGAGGTTGCACAGGAGGCTATTGGTAGGGCTAGAAGAGGTGAGGGTCCGACTTTAGTTGAGTGCGAGACCTATAGGTTCAGAGGACACTCGTTGGCTGATCCTGATGAGCTACGTGACCCTG CTGAGAAGGCTCATTATGCCACAAGAGACCCCATCACCTCATTGAAAAAGTATCTGTTCGAAAACAACTTGGCCAATGAAGCAGAGCTGAAGGCCATAGACAAGAAGATTGATGAAATCATCGAAGACTCTGTTGAGTTTGCTGACGAGAGCCCAGTTCCAGCACGCAATCAACTGCTGGAAAACGTGTTTGCTGATCCGAGGGGATTTGGGATTGGACCCGATGGCAAGTACCGATGTGAGGATCCTAAATTTACACAAGGAACTGCTCAGGTGTAG